In a single window of the Olivibacter sp. SDN3 genome:
- a CDS encoding DsbA family oxidoreductase, which translates to MKVEVWSDIMCPFCYIGKRHYEAALKQLGDTTDIELEWKSFQLDPSIPKGEKLGNVYQYLAEKKGLSEDQAREMTGNVASMALQVGLELDFEHAVVANSLDAHRLIHLAQAHKLGDTVKEKLFQAHFNEGKNIADLTVLIHIAVKAGLDAAEVEAMLRSNQYTDEVEQDIREARLIGVTGVPLFVFDRKYAISGAQPVAVFRQKLEKSLAEWRAEHPVVKLDISEGPSCSADGVCG; encoded by the coding sequence ATGAAAGTAGAAGTTTGGTCAGACATCATGTGCCCATTTTGTTATATCGGGAAACGCCATTACGAAGCGGCACTCAAACAGCTTGGCGATACCACGGATATCGAATTGGAATGGAAAAGTTTCCAACTGGATCCCAGCATCCCGAAGGGCGAGAAGCTGGGTAACGTTTATCAATATCTGGCGGAAAAGAAGGGGCTCAGTGAGGACCAAGCTAGGGAAATGACAGGCAATGTGGCCAGTATGGCATTACAGGTAGGTCTGGAACTGGATTTTGAACATGCGGTGGTCGCCAATTCTTTAGACGCGCACCGGCTGATTCATTTGGCACAGGCCCACAAATTGGGGGATACCGTCAAGGAAAAACTATTTCAGGCGCATTTTAATGAGGGCAAGAACATAGCTGATCTCACTGTTCTTATCCATATCGCGGTAAAGGCAGGCCTGGATGCCGCGGAAGTAGAGGCCATGCTCCGCAGCAATCAGTATACGGACGAAGTGGAACAGGATATCCGGGAAGCCCGGCTGATCGGTGTGACGGGTGTGCCGTTATTTGTGTTTGACCGCAAATACGCCATATCAGGCGCCCAACCGGTGGCTGTCTTTCGCCAAAAACTGGAGAAATCGCTTGCCGAATGGCGTGCCGAACATCCGGTGGTCAAGCTGGATATCTCTGAAGGGCCATCTTGCAGTGCCGATGGTGTGTGCGGTTAA
- a CDS encoding RidA family protein, with protein MEKRIINPWTWQEKLSYVQAVEVKQTEGTLYVAGQAAVHADGTSSNADMRTQLGLAIQNLETVISEAGYECRNIVRLTVYSTSSDEFIKNCFDIFRDFVAKHGMKQVVTLLQVVALNETLNVELEATVVK; from the coding sequence ATGGAAAAGCGTATAATCAATCCCTGGACCTGGCAGGAGAAGCTCAGTTATGTTCAGGCCGTAGAAGTGAAACAGACAGAAGGAACATTATACGTTGCCGGGCAGGCGGCGGTGCACGCCGATGGCACATCCAGCAATGCTGATATGCGCACCCAACTTGGATTGGCGATACAGAACCTCGAAACGGTAATCAGTGAGGCGGGTTATGAATGCCGTAATATTGTTAGGCTGACGGTTTACTCGACTTCCTCTGATGAGTTTATCAAAAACTGTTTTGATATATTCCGGGATTTCGTGGCAAAACACGGAATGAAACAAGTGGTTACGCTACTGCAAGTGGTTGCCCTGAACGAAACACTGAATGTAGAGCTGGAAGCTACCGTGGTAAAATAA
- a CDS encoding nuclear transport factor 2 family protein, translating to MNTKEQIRILAQQAFQNHLDYLSAGRIREWVDLFTEDGVLEFPYGPEGFPKNVSGKKELYNYMQNFPKHFKVVFENLHYHLTEEPTLVIAEFTSNGHALETGKPYLQQYISVLTTTSEGKIIRYVDFWNPLVAMEAINAPLTAFIKQ from the coding sequence ATGAACACAAAAGAGCAAATCAGAATATTGGCGCAGCAGGCATTTCAAAATCACCTGGATTATTTATCTGCCGGCCGTATTCGGGAATGGGTAGACCTTTTTACTGAAGACGGGGTACTTGAGTTTCCTTACGGTCCCGAAGGTTTTCCAAAAAACGTTTCAGGTAAGAAAGAATTGTACAACTACATGCAAAATTTCCCCAAGCATTTCAAAGTTGTTTTCGAGAACCTTCATTATCATTTAACAGAAGAACCCACACTTGTCATCGCTGAGTTCACCAGTAATGGGCATGCCCTGGAAACAGGTAAACCTTACCTTCAGCAATACATCTCTGTGTTAACAACAACGTCTGAAGGAAAAATTATCCGCTACGTCGATTTTTGGAATCCTTTGGTAGCCATGGAGGCTATCAATGCACCGTTAACAGCCTTTATAAAGCAATAA
- a CDS encoding AraC family transcriptional regulator, giving the protein MHQSIEEFYAKHSFAMPIDTSCFGHFDVFKMEQYTPTNDIPIPFGRKEYLKICIIEGDSFIHYADKSIHVKNKALFFGNSLIPYNWEWVEKHQSGYSCIFDDIFFLDYGHIKEYPVFRPGNDPVFELSTEQFSFFDHIFTKMIAEKNDNFEFKKDILRSLVFQIIHAALKMRPSSSIRPVHATAALRTTQLFQELLEKQFPLNGANAKPPLRSPSAYASQLAIHVNHLNKSVKEVLKKTTTEIVLERILEEAKVLLRHSNWTISEIAYSLGFGGPTHFGAFFKKHLQYTPSEFRRFETR; this is encoded by the coding sequence ATGCATCAGAGTATAGAAGAATTTTATGCAAAACATTCGTTTGCAATGCCAATTGATACTTCCTGTTTTGGGCATTTTGATGTTTTCAAGATGGAGCAATATACGCCGACGAATGACATACCTATTCCATTCGGCCGGAAGGAGTATCTGAAAATATGCATTATTGAAGGAGATAGTTTTATACATTACGCCGATAAAAGCATACATGTTAAAAATAAGGCTTTGTTTTTTGGAAACTCTCTGATCCCGTATAACTGGGAATGGGTAGAAAAGCACCAATCTGGCTATAGTTGTATCTTCGACGACATTTTTTTTCTTGATTATGGTCATATCAAAGAATATCCGGTATTTCGACCAGGCAATGATCCGGTATTTGAACTTTCCACTGAGCAATTCTCATTTTTCGATCATATTTTTACTAAAATGATTGCCGAAAAGAATGACAACTTCGAATTTAAAAAAGATATTCTACGCAGTCTTGTGTTCCAGATCATACACGCTGCGCTGAAGATGCGCCCCTCTTCATCGATCAGGCCCGTGCATGCTACTGCAGCCCTAAGAACAACTCAACTTTTCCAGGAACTGCTCGAAAAGCAATTTCCCTTGAATGGGGCAAATGCAAAGCCGCCCTTGCGCTCGCCCTCAGCGTACGCCTCACAGTTGGCAATACATGTCAACCATTTGAACAAGTCTGTGAAAGAGGTCTTAAAAAAAACCACGACCGAGATTGTCTTGGAACGTATCTTAGAGGAAGCTAAAGTCCTACTCAGGCATAGTAACTGGACCATATCTGAAATTGCATATTCGTTAGGTTTTGGAGGGCCGACCCATTTTGGCGCTTTCTTTAAAAAACACCTGCAATATACACCCAGTGAATTTCGCAGGTTTGAGACGAGATGA
- a CDS encoding sensor histidine kinase, whose product MISGIFSFLNVDVKELTDNDVNLRHYITAIIVLSLMISGVSTIHYLTENWKSEIINRAEHEIKAAESKQLVAEIELQALRLQLDPHFVFNNLSVLSELILKDQQLGFEYTENFAKVYRYLLLNSKSKLIILKDELKFLDAYLFLLKNRIGSGVNFEISVSPTKLDMRLPPVTLQLLVENALKYNRIEKDKPLRVRIFTNESDELIVHNNLLPLLRKPRSSGIGLGNIKSRYALLSDREPHIEQNELSFTVKIPLLA is encoded by the coding sequence ATGATCTCAGGAATTTTCAGCTTTTTAAATGTTGATGTCAAAGAATTGACCGATAATGATGTAAATCTCCGGCACTATATCACGGCAATCATCGTACTGAGCCTGATGATTAGTGGTGTGAGCACGATTCACTATTTGACAGAAAATTGGAAATCGGAAATCATAAACAGGGCGGAACATGAAATCAAGGCTGCAGAAAGTAAACAACTGGTTGCCGAAATAGAATTACAGGCTTTGCGATTACAGCTGGACCCACATTTTGTATTCAACAATTTGAGTGTTCTGTCCGAACTGATCTTAAAAGACCAACAATTAGGTTTTGAGTATACCGAAAATTTCGCAAAGGTATATCGTTACTTGTTACTTAATTCAAAAAGCAAGTTGATCATATTGAAAGATGAGCTGAAGTTTCTTGATGCCTATCTCTTTCTGCTGAAAAATCGCATCGGATCGGGTGTTAATTTTGAAATTTCAGTATCGCCAACTAAATTGGATATGCGTCTTCCACCGGTTACCTTGCAATTGTTAGTGGAAAACGCACTCAAATACAATCGTATAGAGAAAGACAAGCCATTAAGGGTACGCATTTTTACGAATGAATCTGATGAGCTGATTGTCCATAACAACCTATTACCATTGCTGAGAAAGCCACGTTCTTCAGGTATAGGTTTGGGAAATATTAAAAGCCGTTATGCGCTTCTTTCTGATAGGGAGCCCCATATCGAACAAAATGAATTATCATTTACCGTAAAAATACCTTTGTTGGCATGA
- a CDS encoding LytTR family DNA-binding domain-containing protein: MKVIKKVLIIEDEEVNAQRLQRLLAKIRPEYEVLGILDSIGKTIAWLSHGEPLDLIFMDIRLADGISFEIFNLTEIKYPVIFTTAYDEYAVKAFKYNSIDYLLKPIEEEELETAVIKFESLLQQSFEQHLLIRNLLDYIDKREYREKFLLPYRDGYKKVDVEDIAFFYSQDGTCVATLFNGESNVIPKTLETLEQQLNPKYFFRANRQYIVHIRAIEKVHNYFNSKIKLDVKQSKEGIIVSRLKATLLKEWLDY, encoded by the coding sequence ATGAAAGTTATTAAAAAAGTACTGATTATCGAAGATGAAGAAGTAAATGCGCAGCGTCTGCAAAGATTGCTTGCGAAAATCAGACCCGAATATGAAGTATTAGGTATACTGGACAGTATAGGAAAAACAATAGCTTGGCTGTCTCATGGAGAGCCCCTTGATTTAATATTTATGGATATCCGCCTTGCTGACGGCATAAGTTTTGAGATTTTCAACCTTACGGAAATAAAATATCCGGTGATCTTTACGACGGCGTATGACGAGTATGCTGTCAAAGCCTTCAAATACAATAGCATCGATTATCTCTTAAAACCGATCGAAGAGGAAGAGCTGGAGACTGCCGTAATAAAATTTGAATCATTACTTCAACAATCTTTTGAGCAGCATCTGCTGATCAGGAACCTGCTTGATTACATAGACAAAAGAGAATACAGAGAAAAATTTCTGCTGCCCTACCGCGATGGATATAAAAAGGTCGATGTTGAGGACATCGCTTTTTTTTACTCCCAAGATGGGACTTGTGTCGCAACCTTATTTAATGGGGAATCGAACGTTATCCCCAAGACGTTGGAAACGCTGGAACAACAGTTAAATCCTAAATACTTTTTTCGTGCAAACCGACAGTACATTGTGCATATCCGGGCAATTGAGAAAGTACATAATTATTTCAACTCCAAAATAAAACTAGATGTAAAACAATCTAAGGAAGGAATTATAGTGAGCAGATTAAAAGCAACGCTATTAAAAGAATGGTTAGATTACTGA
- a CDS encoding DUF6194 family protein yields MSLQKIENHISKNLHNVQKLDSFGYNLFFYGTDHVLPFISIAKSDNEYDSVSNLNRDGVFRVNIGVSKETFNKLFANSKKEWDFTELNSFMPHPHYAAQNFICILNPLENNLIYTINFIEEAYAIAKNRFDKKHSIESKGPNRSP; encoded by the coding sequence ATGTCATTACAAAAAATTGAAAATCACATTTCCAAAAATCTCCACAACGTTCAGAAATTGGATAGTTTTGGATACAATCTTTTCTTTTACGGAACTGACCATGTTCTTCCATTTATCAGCATTGCTAAATCAGATAATGAATATGACAGTGTCTCCAATCTAAACCGGGACGGCGTATTTCGCGTGAATATTGGGGTTTCAAAAGAAACGTTCAACAAACTTTTTGCTAACTCTAAAAAGGAATGGGATTTTACTGAATTAAACTCTTTTATGCCTCACCCTCATTATGCCGCTCAAAATTTCATTTGTATACTTAATCCGCTGGAAAATAATCTCATATATACAATCAATTTCATCGAAGAAGCCTATGCAATTGCAAAGAACCGCTTTGATAAAAAACATTCTATCGAATCGAAAGGGCCAAACAGATCACCATAG
- a CDS encoding ABC transporter permease encodes MFKNYFTIAWRNLVRNKAYTVINIFGLALGMTITILIGLWVWDELSFNKGFKDHERIVKVLHNSSDGLHINTVGSISIPAAIELKSKYAADFEHIALYRYGRATMSTKNSDENANSFGFYAEPGFTDILSLQLVKGSVDSFADPSSILISERLATILFDKTDPIGQVIKINNESSATVTGVYQNFAPNTDFTEQQFILPWNSLVASRTWVKDAYKQWNNNSFFILAKIAKNADLEQVSGKVKNLLVGKPDRNDQPEIILQPATEWHLYNEFRNGKNVGGNIQFVWMFGLIGLFVCILACINFMNLSTAQSQKRAAEVGIRKTVGSSKAYLVMQFLSESILIAILASVLAIILVWLALPWFNTLSSKEMLLPTHAPIFWLAIGLFALFTGILSGSYPALYLSSFKPIKVLKGAFNVGRFSEISRRLLVVFQFTVSLSLIVGTVIIFRQIQHVKNRPLGYEQQGLISIDINTPDLKKPGIYAVLRNELINSGYLENMAEASNTATYIGNHFSGFDWPGKQPDINQSIGVCYVTHDFGSTLKWQFKDGRDFSRDFPTDTNAIILNEAAVRYMSLEHPIGETIKYEDVPYKVIGVIKNVLMESPFEEVSPNVFMLSYTELDAITIKIKSTVNTANALAAIESIFKKYNPASPFEYSFVDTDYAEKFSFEQKIGSLARLFASFAIFISCLGIFGLSAFMAEQRTKEIGVRKVLGATVLSLWVLLSKNFLLLVLVSFSLAIPLSWYIMNHWLEGYDYHTGISLWVYLSTAIGVIMLTLVTVSFQTIKAALVNPVKSLRSE; translated from the coding sequence ATGTTCAAAAATTACTTTACGATAGCTTGGCGAAACCTGGTCAGAAACAAAGCCTATACCGTTATAAACATTTTCGGTTTAGCGTTGGGTATGACGATAACAATCTTAATAGGTTTGTGGGTATGGGACGAACTATCGTTCAATAAAGGTTTCAAAGATCATGAACGAATTGTAAAGGTACTGCATAATTCGTCGGATGGGCTCCATATCAATACTGTAGGAAGTATATCCATTCCCGCAGCCATAGAGCTGAAAAGCAAATATGCTGCCGATTTTGAGCATATTGCACTATATCGGTACGGCCGGGCAACCATGTCAACAAAAAATAGTGACGAAAATGCAAACAGCTTCGGCTTCTATGCAGAACCCGGGTTTACGGATATTCTATCATTACAGTTGGTAAAAGGTTCTGTTGATAGTTTTGCCGACCCATCATCTATTTTGATCAGTGAACGTCTTGCCACTATTCTTTTTGACAAGACAGATCCTATTGGTCAGGTTATCAAAATAAATAATGAATCATCTGCAACGGTTACAGGTGTTTATCAAAACTTTGCGCCCAACACAGATTTTACTGAACAACAGTTCATACTTCCCTGGAACAGTTTAGTTGCGTCGCGAACATGGGTAAAAGATGCTTATAAGCAATGGAACAATAACTCCTTTTTTATTTTAGCCAAAATTGCAAAAAATGCTGATTTAGAACAGGTTTCAGGCAAGGTTAAAAACTTGCTCGTGGGTAAGCCCGACCGGAACGATCAGCCGGAAATCATACTCCAACCGGCAACGGAATGGCATCTTTACAATGAATTTAGGAATGGCAAGAATGTAGGTGGTAATATCCAGTTTGTATGGATGTTCGGTTTGATAGGTCTTTTTGTCTGCATACTTGCTTGCATTAACTTTATGAATTTAAGCACAGCACAATCTCAAAAACGGGCAGCGGAAGTAGGAATCCGTAAAACAGTAGGTTCTTCCAAAGCGTATTTGGTCATGCAGTTTTTGAGTGAATCGATACTCATTGCCATTTTAGCTTCAGTTCTAGCCATTATTTTGGTTTGGCTTGCCTTGCCCTGGTTTAATACTTTATCCAGTAAGGAGATGCTGCTTCCGACGCATGCCCCCATATTTTGGCTAGCTATTGGCCTGTTCGCACTCTTCACCGGTATATTATCAGGAAGTTATCCAGCGCTATACCTATCTTCGTTCAAACCAATAAAGGTATTGAAAGGTGCATTTAACGTAGGCCGTTTTTCAGAAATATCAAGACGTCTGTTGGTCGTTTTTCAGTTTACGGTTTCATTATCCCTTATTGTCGGCACGGTGATTATTTTTCGGCAGATACAACATGTCAAAAATAGGCCTTTGGGTTATGAACAACAAGGTCTGATCAGCATAGACATTAACACTCCCGATCTGAAAAAGCCGGGTATTTATGCTGTTTTACGGAATGAACTGATAAATTCCGGTTATTTGGAAAACATGGCCGAAGCTTCCAATACCGCCACTTACATAGGTAACCATTTCAGTGGGTTTGATTGGCCGGGAAAACAGCCCGATATCAATCAAAGTATTGGTGTTTGTTATGTTACGCATGATTTTGGCAGTACCTTAAAGTGGCAATTTAAGGATGGTAGAGATTTTTCCAGAGACTTTCCCACGGACACTAACGCTATTATTCTCAATGAAGCTGCTGTGCGCTATATGTCCTTGGAGCATCCGATTGGAGAAACCATAAAATACGAAGATGTTCCCTATAAGGTTATCGGTGTTATAAAAAATGTTTTAATGGAATCGCCTTTTGAGGAAGTATCTCCGAATGTGTTTATGCTCAGTTATACGGAGTTGGACGCAATAACCATTAAAATTAAATCAACGGTAAATACGGCGAACGCACTAGCTGCTATTGAATCGATCTTTAAGAAATATAATCCGGCCTCCCCTTTTGAATACTCCTTTGTAGATACAGATTATGCAGAGAAGTTTTCCTTTGAACAGAAAATAGGAAGCTTGGCAAGATTGTTTGCCAGTTTTGCAATCTTTATCAGTTGCCTTGGAATTTTTGGATTGTCAGCTTTCATGGCCGAACAGCGGACAAAAGAGATTGGTGTAAGAAAAGTTTTGGGAGCAACGGTGCTCAGTCTCTGGGTATTGTTATCGAAGAACTTTTTGTTATTGGTTCTTGTTTCTTTTAGTTTGGCCATACCACTTTCTTGGTATATTATGAATCATTGGCTAGAGGGGTATGATTACCATACAGGCATCTCTTTGTGGGTTTATTTATCTACAGCAATAGGCGTGATTATGCTAACGCTTGTTACGGTGAGCTTTCAAACCATAAAGGCAGCTTTGGTAAATCCGGTGAAATCACTAAGAAGCGAATAG
- a CDS encoding virulence RhuM family protein produces the protein MKNQIEIYQASDGQTQIEVTFEQDTVWLDTNSMAAIFEVQRPAIVEHIGNIYKSGELIAESTCSILEQVATDGKKRKINFYNLDMVISVGYRVNSTKATLFRQWATQRLRAYLVSGLCYQ, from the coding sequence ATGAAAAACCAAATTGAAATATATCAAGCTAGTGATGGGCAAACGCAAATCGAAGTAACGTTCGAGCAGGATACCGTGTGGCTCGATACAAATTCCATGGCGGCAATTTTCGAAGTTCAACGACCTGCCATCGTGGAACACATAGGCAATATTTATAAATCTGGCGAATTAATAGCAGAATCAACCTGTTCCATTTTGGAACAAGTTGCTACGGACGGTAAAAAAAGAAAAATTAATTTTTATAACCTGGATATGGTTATCTCAGTTGGTTATCGAGTTAATTCTACAAAAGCGACATTATTCCGCCAATGGGCTACCCAAAGATTGAGAGCGTATCTTGTTTCAGGGTTATGCTATCAATGA
- a CDS encoding (2Fe-2S)-binding protein: MISLTVNEELHTLDADPEMPLLWAIRDIVGLTGTKYGCGVAQCGACIVHLEGEAVRSCVTKLKRAEGKKVMTIEGLSAANDHPVQQAWAEIDVPQCGYCHSGQIMAAAVLLREVPDPTDQDIDNAMSGNVCRCGTYLRVRKAIHLAAKIAQDTPKG, from the coding sequence ATGATTTCATTAACGGTAAATGAAGAGCTGCATACCTTGGATGCAGATCCGGAAATGCCACTTCTCTGGGCGATACGAGATATCGTCGGGCTTACCGGTACCAAGTATGGCTGCGGGGTTGCCCAGTGTGGCGCATGCATCGTGCATCTGGAAGGCGAAGCCGTCCGGTCATGCGTCACCAAACTCAAACGGGCGGAAGGAAAAAAGGTGATGACCATCGAAGGGTTATCGGCAGCGAACGACCACCCCGTGCAGCAGGCATGGGCCGAAATTGATGTGCCCCAATGCGGTTATTGCCATTCCGGCCAGATTATGGCCGCTGCAGTACTGCTGCGGGAAGTTCCGGACCCGACGGATCAGGATATCGACAATGCCATGTCGGGGAATGTTTGCCGCTGCGGGACTTACCTCCGCGTGAGAAAGGCCATTCACCTGGCTGCAAAAATTGCACAGGACACACCGAAGGGATAG
- a CDS encoding IS3 family transposase — translation MKRYRIRTRYLKKGHSHLLQGRRSIYRFIKENREVYSVEKMCEVLNVSSSCFYRWLVWPESPREQRSKALVDKIQQVHSDSKYIYGSPRITAELHKKGEMVSRSYVARLMKKHGIRSKVKKKYRVTTDSSHSYRIAENLLQRDFSADSLSQKWVSDITYIHTGKGWLYLTTVIDLADRKVIGWSLSTDMTTKNTSVQAIKMAIRNRGIKDGLIFHSDRGIQYACDEFRRVIVKNKILQSMSRKANCWDNAVAESFFKTLKAEMIYHRKFIDQQSAKLEIFGYIEGFYNTKRTHSALGYKTPKQIEEMLLEKEKMAA, via the coding sequence ATTAAGAGATACAGAATTAGAACGCGATATCTTAAAAAAGGCCATAGCCATCTTCTCCAGGGGAGACGGTCCATATACCGGTTCATAAAGGAGAACCGAGAAGTATATTCCGTAGAGAAGATGTGCGAAGTATTGAACGTTAGCAGCAGTTGTTTTTACCGTTGGCTGGTTTGGCCCGAATCCCCCAGGGAACAACGCAGTAAAGCACTTGTGGATAAAATACAGCAGGTACACAGTGACAGTAAGTATATCTATGGCAGCCCACGGATAACCGCAGAGCTGCACAAAAAAGGTGAAATGGTATCAAGAAGCTACGTAGCAAGATTGATGAAGAAACATGGGATACGAAGTAAGGTTAAGAAAAAATATAGGGTGACCACAGATTCGAGCCATAGTTATAGGATAGCTGAAAATCTCCTCCAAAGAGATTTTTCAGCGGATTCCCTATCGCAAAAATGGGTTAGCGACATTACTTACATCCATACCGGCAAAGGGTGGCTTTATCTAACAACGGTTATCGATCTGGCGGACAGAAAAGTCATTGGATGGTCTTTAAGCACCGATATGACGACTAAAAACACTTCTGTACAAGCCATCAAAATGGCTATTAGAAACCGAGGTATCAAAGATGGTCTTATCTTCCATTCGGATAGAGGGATCCAATATGCCTGCGATGAATTCAGGAGGGTAATTGTAAAAAACAAGATACTTCAAAGCATGAGTAGGAAGGCCAATTGCTGGGACAATGCAGTAGCTGAGAGCTTTTTCAAGACACTAAAGGCTGAAATGATCTACCATAGAAAATTCATCGATCAGCAATCGGCTAAATTGGAGATCTTTGGATATATTGAAGGTTTTTATAATACCAAAAGAACACATTCTGCCCTGGGATATAAAACCCCTAAGCAGATCGAAGAGATGCTATTGGAAAAAGAGAAAATGGCAGCATAA
- a CDS encoding transposase produces MHRKFDDSFKIMAVDLSVVKGSVADVAKELDIDPSLLSKWRRNPRYNGNKVLPDNPKISPEEQELRILRKKLRDTELERDILKKAIAIFSRGDGPYTGS; encoded by the coding sequence ATGCATAGAAAATTTGATGATTCGTTTAAGATAATGGCGGTCGATTTGAGCGTTGTTAAGGGATCTGTAGCCGATGTAGCTAAGGAATTAGACATAGACCCCAGTTTACTGAGTAAATGGCGTAGAAATCCACGTTATAATGGGAATAAGGTTTTACCTGACAATCCCAAGATCAGTCCGGAGGAGCAGGAGTTAAGGATTTTACGCAAGAAATTAAGAGATACAGAATTAGAACGCGATATCTTAAAAAAGGCCATAGCCATCTTCTCCAGGGGAGACGGTCCATATACCGGTTCATAA